Proteins co-encoded in one bacterium genomic window:
- a CDS encoding M28 family peptidase, with the protein MSTVGTWRNDTDEQLLVGEVSLDEPWSLIETYAGLVRESGTKQEKRAFAYLSRRLKKHGVPHTIHTPTLLISVPRRARLEILAPERRLLTAKTPSMSLSTGGRWKRGQVVYVSTQHMGDIRGLFEGVGREMPEIAGKIVLTEGYASPGKVADFTKAGAIGAIFISPGERIHEGICTTIWGSPDLDSIERKPSIPVVCVSKSDGGRLRDLARHGGVKARLSTKLDEGWVECPVCVAEIPGREAPEEFVLVHGHVDGWHQGIGDNATGDATMLELARILWKHRNRLERTVRIAWWSGHSQGRYAGSVWYADAFGLDLDAHCIAHINCDSTGCRWATVYEDVFWMSEAEGIGKAVIKDVTGLEAAGGRPLRAGDCSFSNIGVSTFYMLSSKMPRPLMEEKGYYPVGGCGGNIAWHTEDDTLEIADRDNLLRDTKVYLVAAYRAANATLHPLDFRALADEMAGTLRTYHDATGGAFDLSLPQAEAQGLRADLDRWYLDHAGLGGRPASDPAVRAANATLRKLARVLVRINYTRAGRFRHDPAVDVPPLPDLAPAKTLKDLAPGSDRYHVTLTHLVRGRNRVTAALRDARALLAS; encoded by the coding sequence ATGAGCACGGTCGGCACCTGGCGTAACGATACCGACGAGCAGTTGCTGGTAGGCGAGGTATCGCTGGACGAACCGTGGTCGCTAATCGAAACATACGCCGGCCTCGTCCGCGAATCCGGCACGAAGCAGGAGAAGCGGGCCTTCGCCTACCTGAGCAGGCGTCTCAAAAAGCACGGTGTGCCCCACACGATCCACACACCGACGCTGCTGATCAGCGTGCCCCGGCGTGCCCGCCTGGAGATCCTGGCGCCCGAGCGCCGTCTGTTGACCGCCAAGACGCCGTCAATGTCACTGTCCACCGGCGGCCGGTGGAAGCGCGGGCAGGTCGTCTACGTCTCCACCCAGCACATGGGCGACATCCGTGGGCTTTTCGAGGGCGTTGGAAGGGAGATGCCCGAGATCGCCGGCAAGATCGTCCTGACCGAGGGCTACGCCTCACCGGGCAAAGTGGCCGACTTCACGAAGGCGGGCGCGATCGGCGCCATATTCATCAGCCCTGGAGAGCGCATCCACGAGGGCATCTGCACCACGATATGGGGATCGCCCGACCTGGACTCGATCGAGCGCAAGCCCTCCATCCCGGTCGTCTGCGTGAGCAAGAGCGACGGCGGCCGGCTGCGCGACCTGGCGCGCCACGGCGGCGTCAAGGCGCGGCTCTCGACGAAGCTGGACGAGGGTTGGGTCGAGTGTCCGGTGTGCGTGGCCGAGATCCCGGGCCGGGAGGCGCCCGAGGAGTTCGTGCTCGTGCACGGCCATGTGGACGGCTGGCACCAGGGTATAGGCGACAACGCCACGGGCGACGCCACGATGCTGGAACTCGCGCGCATCCTCTGGAAGCACCGTAACCGGCTGGAGCGCACCGTGCGCATAGCCTGGTGGTCCGGCCACTCACAGGGCCGCTATGCCGGCTCGGTCTGGTACGCCGACGCCTTCGGGCTGGACCTCGACGCGCACTGCATCGCGCACATCAACTGCGACTCGACCGGCTGCCGTTGGGCCACGGTGTACGAGGACGTGTTCTGGATGAGCGAAGCCGAGGGCATCGGGAAGGCGGTCATCAAGGACGTGACAGGACTCGAGGCCGCCGGCGGCAGGCCGCTGCGCGCAGGAGACTGCTCGTTCTCGAACATCGGGGTCTCGACCTTCTACATGCTGTCATCCAAGATGCCCAGGCCGCTTATGGAGGAAAAGGGATACTATCCCGTAGGCGGATGTGGCGGCAACATCGCCTGGCACACCGAGGATGACACCCTGGAGATCGCCGATCGCGACAACCTGCTGCGGGACACGAAGGTGTACCTGGTGGCCGCGTACCGGGCGGCCAATGCCACGCTACACCCGCTCGACTTCCGCGCGCTCGCCGACGAGATGGCCGGCACGTTGCGGACCTACCACGACGCGACCGGCGGCGCGTTCGACCTCAGTCTGCCGCAGGCCGAGGCGCAGGGACTGCGCGCCGACCTCGACCGCTGGTACCTCGACCACGCGGGCCTGGGCGGTCGGCCGGCATCCGATCCCGCGGTGCGCGCGGCCAACGCCACGCTGCGGAAGCTCGCGCGTGTCCTTGTGCGGATCAACTACACCCGCGCAGGCCGCTTCAGACACGATCCGGCCGTGGACGTGCCGCCCCTGCCCGACCTGGCCCCGGCGAAGACACTGAAGGACCTGGCCCCGGGCAGCGACCGCTACCACGTGACCCTGACGCACCTGGTCCGCGGCCGCAACCGCGTCACCGCGGCGCTGCGCGACGCGCGGGCCCTGCTCGCCTCGTGA
- a CDS encoding 2-oxoacid:acceptor oxidoreductase family protein — protein MQGKRWEATLAGSGGQGLITAGIILAEAAVLAGLNTVQTQSYGPESRGGATRAEVVIADGEIDYPKVTNPDVLLVLTSEAYRRYGSRLKEGGLLIADQDLAGEVPSGPYRILRVPITRIAREELGREIVANIVALGVLVALTQAVPMEALEQAVLGRVPKGTEELNQRALRCGEAAGMQEARNA, from the coding sequence GTGCAGGGTAAGCGCTGGGAGGCCACTCTGGCAGGGTCCGGAGGCCAGGGCCTCATCACGGCCGGGATCATCCTGGCCGAGGCAGCGGTACTGGCCGGTCTCAACACGGTGCAGACCCAGTCGTACGGCCCGGAGTCCCGGGGCGGCGCGACCCGCGCGGAAGTGGTGATCGCCGACGGCGAGATAGACTACCCGAAGGTCACCAACCCCGATGTCCTACTGGTGCTGACCTCCGAGGCCTACCGGCGGTACGGGAGCCGGCTCAAGGAGGGCGGGCTGCTGATAGCCGATCAGGATCTGGCGGGTGAGGTCCCCTCCGGGCCCTACCGGATCTTGCGGGTGCCCATTACCCGTATTGCCAGGGAGGAACTGGGGCGCGAGATCGTCGCCAACATAGTGGCATTGGGCGTGCTGGTGGCGTTGACGCAGGCGGTACCCATGGAGGCACTGGAGCAGGCCGTGTTGGGCCGGGTTCCGAAGGGCACAGAGGAACTGAACCAGCGCGCGCTGAGGTGTGGCGAGGCGGCAGGGATGCAGGAAGCGCGCAACGCATGA